A stretch of the Synechocystis sp. PCC 7338 genome encodes the following:
- a CDS encoding CHAT domain-containing protein — translation MAVRFLFNLAFAAVAAACLLGGTEWRQISSAQSSPGAIFDGEGKIMIATAQQYFNQGLKHYQQGSLTDFQVAQSSWEQALALWRQENNLPQVAVTLNFLCLVQRQLTPPAVALACYQELLTAAQTLEDSQTEANSLVAIAQLQLQQGSYQEAFESLERSLPLWQKANFKTGEVISHNELGQMYLTLGATAQAEYFYNKALEQAQSLGNRGNIAGIEHNLAQVKFTSGDIKGALALEESAFQHWQSLINDLGDRATPDLRRGQAAGLNNLAFMQMQNQQLNGAKENYQKALIIWQQLGDKNGEASSLNNLGYLAFLQGDLPTGLDYYQRALTLRQMTGDRLKESLTRYWLAVAWKQQGKVPQAMAEIEKAIYLVENLRQAIGNDDLRASFLASKQDYYQFYIDLLMEQHQREPNQGWDGKALVVSESAKARSLLDILAQTPGKITKGISPQLLSQKETVERQLNTLQENKIKLYSSNYDPQKQAELDQAIADLLQRYDRVLGQIERQSPDYSALTRPRPLNLSQIQALLDDETLLLEYALGKERSYLWVVGQSNLRSYVLSGADQLDEAIKSFRQSFLEPTQRIRRSLAVSQGAQLYGQLIPDPTIITGKRLLIVPDGVLQYLPFGALVTVNPPNQPPTYLIDRHELVTMPSASTLSILRQNTAQREPAPNLLAVFADPVFTASDERLGTAIARRPENLPVDLELSARDAGVYFDRLPYTEQEAEQLIALFPPEASLNELGFEATRARVFTDTMEQYRFIHFATHGILNSKNPQLSGLVLSLFNPAGEPINGFVRLYDIFNLNLPADLVVLSACQTGLGQEIRGEGLIGLTRGFMYAGAARVVVSLWSVDDEATARLMTEFYRSLLQQQMAPAAALQWAQQKLKEDPRFASPYYWAGFTLQGEWQNLPPSTQLGKGTSPASSAPTKIIGTSLN, via the coding sequence ATGGCAGTACGTTTTTTGTTCAACTTGGCCTTTGCTGCTGTGGCCGCAGCTTGCCTTTTAGGGGGTACGGAATGGCGCCAAATATCTTCAGCCCAGTCCTCCCCAGGGGCCATCTTTGATGGAGAAGGTAAAATCATGATCGCCACGGCCCAGCAATATTTTAATCAAGGTCTTAAGCATTATCAGCAGGGTAGCCTAACAGATTTTCAAGTGGCCCAAAGTTCCTGGGAGCAGGCATTGGCCCTCTGGCGCCAGGAAAATAATTTACCCCAGGTGGCGGTCACTTTAAATTTTCTTTGTTTAGTTCAGCGTCAGTTGACCCCACCGGCGGTGGCTTTGGCTTGTTACCAAGAGTTATTAACCGCCGCCCAAACCTTGGAGGATAGCCAAACCGAGGCTAATAGTCTGGTGGCGATCGCCCAATTGCAATTACAACAGGGCAGTTACCAGGAGGCCTTTGAAAGTCTGGAACGGTCTTTACCCCTTTGGCAAAAAGCCAACTTTAAAACGGGGGAGGTGATTAGCCACAATGAATTGGGGCAAATGTATTTAACCCTGGGGGCAACGGCCCAGGCTGAGTATTTTTATAACAAGGCTTTGGAACAGGCCCAATCTTTGGGAAATCGGGGCAATATCGCTGGCATTGAACATAATTTGGCCCAGGTTAAATTCACCAGTGGGGATATCAAAGGAGCTTTAGCCCTCGAAGAAAGTGCTTTCCAACATTGGCAAAGTTTGATCAACGACCTTGGCGATCGGGCCACACCGGATCTTCGACGGGGCCAGGCGGCGGGATTAAATAACCTCGCTTTTATGCAGATGCAAAATCAACAACTTAATGGGGCCAAGGAAAACTATCAAAAAGCGCTGATCATCTGGCAACAATTGGGGGATAAAAATGGGGAAGCCAGTAGCTTAAATAATTTGGGTTATCTAGCCTTTTTGCAGGGGGATTTACCCACAGGGCTCGATTACTATCAACGGGCTCTAACCCTACGACAAATGACTGGCGATCGCCTGAAGGAAAGTTTAACTCGCTATTGGTTGGCAGTAGCTTGGAAGCAACAGGGAAAAGTACCGCAGGCCATGGCAGAAATTGAAAAGGCAATTTATTTAGTGGAAAACCTGCGGCAAGCCATTGGCAACGATGATCTAAGGGCTAGCTTTTTAGCTTCTAAACAGGATTATTATCAGTTTTATATTGACCTGTTAATGGAACAACATCAACGGGAACCTAATCAGGGCTGGGACGGGAAAGCTTTGGTGGTTAGTGAATCAGCAAAGGCTAGATCTTTGTTGGATATTTTGGCCCAAACTCCGGGGAAAATCACCAAGGGAATTTCGCCCCAATTATTAAGCCAAAAAGAAACCGTTGAACGACAACTCAATACTCTCCAGGAAAATAAAATTAAGTTATATAGTTCTAATTATGACCCGCAAAAACAAGCAGAGTTAGACCAGGCCATAGCGGATCTATTGCAACGGTATGACCGAGTTTTAGGACAGATTGAGCGACAAAGCCCCGACTACAGCGCCCTTACCCGTCCCCGACCGTTGAACTTGTCCCAAATCCAAGCCCTCTTGGACGATGAAACTCTGTTGCTGGAATATGCCCTGGGAAAGGAACGTAGTTATCTCTGGGTGGTGGGTCAATCCAATCTGCGGAGTTACGTGCTTTCTGGTGCCGACCAGTTGGACGAAGCAATTAAATCCTTTCGCCAATCTTTTTTGGAGCCCACCCAGCGCATTCGTCGCTCCCTGGCCGTTAGCCAAGGAGCCCAGTTATATGGCCAGCTAATTCCTGACCCGACAATAATTACGGGAAAAAGATTATTAATTGTGCCCGATGGCGTGTTGCAATATCTACCCTTTGGGGCCTTGGTGACGGTCAATCCCCCCAATCAGCCCCCCACCTATCTAATCGATCGCCATGAATTGGTCACCATGCCTTCTGCTTCCACCCTAAGCATTCTGCGGCAAAATACGGCCCAGAGAGAACCGGCCCCCAATTTGCTGGCCGTATTTGCAGATCCGGTATTCACCGCTAGCGACGAAAGGTTAGGCACGGCGATCGCCCGTCGTCCGGAAAATTTGCCGGTGGATTTGGAACTGTCCGCCAGGGATGCGGGGGTTTATTTTGACCGGCTTCCCTACACCGAACAGGAAGCCGAGCAACTGATCGCTCTCTTTCCTCCGGAAGCAAGTTTAAATGAATTAGGTTTTGAAGCCACCAGGGCTAGAGTTTTTACCGACACCATGGAGCAATACCGTTTTATTCACTTTGCCACCCATGGCATTCTGAATAGTAAAAACCCTCAACTGTCGGGACTGGTACTTTCCCTGTTCAATCCCGCCGGGGAACCCATCAACGGCTTCGTGCGTTTGTACGATATTTTTAATCTCAACCTACCGGCAGACTTAGTGGTGCTCAGTGCGTGCCAAACAGGGCTCGGTCAGGAAATCAGGGGGGAAGGACTGATTGGACTGACTAGGGGATTTATGTATGCTGGGGCTGCCCGGGTAGTGGTCAGCCTTTGGAGTGTGGACGACGAAGCCACCGCCCGTTTGATGACGGAATTTTACCGGAGTTTGTTGCAACAGCAAATGGCCCCCGCGGCTGCTCTGCAATGGGCCCAGCAAAAACTAAAGGAAGACCCCCGCTTTGCTTCTCCCTATTATTGGGCTGGTTTCACCCTCCAGGGGGAATGGCAAAATTTGCCTCCCAGTACTCAGTTGGGCAAGGGCACATCCCCGGCTTCATCAGCACCGACAAAAATAATTGGCACATCGCTGAATTGA
- a CDS encoding DUF928 domain-containing protein, producing MVNHPFYLLLATALTFTVTAPQTIASGVDDLSFSPTLEETLISLRFPQVGDRGTTQSSGGGGTRGGSCFTQANTNLRIVAPSQDTFTATANPSLFVYVPANRGVEGEFVLVDGAGELIHSQTVAVPEGETILAIAVPTDIALEPGGEYAWAFAVNCTIDNQVVGSAVEAGLVRRELSVEVTEEIEETNEPLSKANLYANQGIWQDTLMIVASLSEQREELVELLGSVGLDQFSDVPIIFVGADEAGDVPLPN from the coding sequence ATGGTTAATCATCCCTTCTATCTTCTTTTAGCCACTGCCCTAACCTTTACGGTGACTGCCCCCCAGACCATTGCTTCCGGCGTTGATGATTTGTCCTTCAGTCCAACCCTAGAAGAAACCCTGATTAGCTTGAGATTCCCCCAAGTTGGCGATCGGGGCACCACCCAAAGCTCCGGAGGAGGAGGCACTAGGGGCGGCAGTTGTTTCACCCAGGCCAACACCAACCTCAGAATAGTGGCCCCCAGCCAAGACACGTTTACCGCTACGGCCAACCCTAGTCTATTTGTTTATGTACCCGCCAACAGAGGGGTGGAAGGGGAATTTGTCCTCGTAGATGGAGCCGGGGAATTAATTCACAGCCAAACCGTGGCAGTGCCAGAAGGAGAAACTATTTTGGCGATCGCCGTTCCCACAGATATAGCATTGGAACCGGGGGGGGAATATGCTTGGGCATTTGCCGTTAATTGCACCATTGATAACCAAGTGGTGGGCAGTGCGGTGGAAGCGGGGTTAGTACGCCGGGAGTTGAGCGTTGAGGTAACAGAGGAGATTGAAGAAACCAATGAACCTCTGAGCAAAGCCAATCTCTATGCCAACCAAGGTATTTGGCAAGACACTCTCATGATTGTGGCCAGTTTGTCGGAGCAAAGGGAAGAGTTGGTGGAATTACTGGGCTCCGTGGGTCTGGATCAATTCAGCGATGTGCCAATTATTTTTGTCGGTGCTGATGAAGCCGGGGATGTGCCCTTGCCCAACTGA
- a CDS encoding cobalt chelatase produces the protein MHRLVSLPGGWTPAMEGVIVIEQTPAPLIFLTAADTDIQAIAKVWPRLPGNFPSLRICNLLNLQQSFSLDDYGDRVLSHAEVIVVRLLGGKSYWPYGLEVLGELAQTKPGLKLFVLPGDDRPDPSLIDQSTVPLTAVHSLWQYFAEGGTENIRHGLMWLGDYGFDCNYQPPAPQIVPKVGIYRP, from the coding sequence ATGCATCGCCTTGTTAGTCTTCCCGGTGGTTGGACCCCGGCCATGGAAGGGGTTATTGTCATTGAGCAAACTCCGGCCCCACTAATTTTTTTAACCGCCGCCGACACTGACATTCAGGCGATCGCCAAGGTTTGGCCCCGATTGCCCGGAAATTTTCCCTCCCTGCGGATTTGTAATCTGCTTAATTTGCAACAGTCCTTTTCCCTCGATGACTACGGTGATCGGGTGTTGAGCCATGCGGAGGTGATTGTGGTGCGGCTGTTGGGGGGAAAAAGTTATTGGCCCTATGGCTTAGAAGTGTTGGGGGAACTAGCGCAAACTAAACCAGGGCTGAAACTATTTGTCTTGCCGGGGGACGATCGCCCAGATCCATCCCTGATAGACCAGTCCACGGTGCCCCTCACCGCAGTGCACTCCCTATGGCAATATTTTGCTGAGGGGGGAACGGAGAATATTCGCCACGGCTTAATGTGGTTGGGGGATTATGGTTTTGACTGCAATTATCAGCCCCCTGCCCCTCAAATAGTACCAAAAGTGGGAATTTATCGTCCTTAA
- a CDS encoding ATP-binding protein: MLPAFSPIFRRLLPAVTFERLLRFWRTLAQQTGDGVQCFVGDLPSSLKPVPGPSVLDAEIDHRFALLVSPGQWALLEGEQISPHHYAVSITFAQGIIEDFINKQNLPVVAEAMPHRPEEQSGPSIAEQLTLGLLEILNSDSTSFSPEPSLQDSLQASQVKVLSQVIAQIRQSLDLAEILNKAVTAVQKFLFVDRLVIYQFHYHQPSLTPVGEEPTSTPKPRQQYGEVTYEARRSPEIDTMLGIMTENDCFSQVLSYEQKYLKGAVVAVNDIENHYSSSYCLVGLLQRYQVRAKLVAPIIVEEQLWGLLIAHQCHHPRQWLDSEKNFLGQIGEHLAVAIVQSLLYSEVQNQKNNFEKRVIERTKELRDTLMAAQAANLLKSQFINNISHELRTPLTSIIGLSGTLLRWFDHPTSLPPAKQQYYLLNIQENGKKLLNQINSIIQLSQLESGQTALNSQSFSLHTLAQTVIHSLMGVAVKQQINLELDYQINLGQDQFCADQERLDQILTQLLNNALKFTPAEGTVILRIWKEKNQAIFQVEDTGIGINEQQLPVLFEAFKVVGDSYTSFYETGGVGLALTKQLVELHGGYIEVESSPGQGTIFTTIIPQQSLPLATKGPVQNKLDAVMPFNSSVIVIEQDEEIATLICELLTVANYQVIWLIDTTNALQQVELLQPGLIIVDGDFADVTEVTRGIKNSRRISKVTVFLLSESLSSAEWQALSQKGIDDYLLKPLQPELLLQRVQSIPQEPLR; this comes from the coding sequence ATGCTACCTGCTTTTTCCCCCATTTTCCGTCGACTTTTACCTGCTGTCACCTTTGAACGCTTGCTTCGTTTTTGGCGTACCCTGGCCCAACAAACAGGGGATGGAGTGCAGTGTTTTGTGGGGGATTTACCCAGCAGTTTGAAACCTGTCCCTGGGCCATCGGTGCTTGATGCAGAAATCGACCACCGTTTTGCGCTCCTCGTTAGTCCAGGACAATGGGCTTTATTGGAAGGAGAACAAATCTCTCCCCATCATTATGCGGTGTCGATCACCTTTGCCCAGGGCATCATCGAAGATTTTATCAACAAGCAAAATTTGCCCGTCGTAGCAGAGGCTATGCCCCACCGGCCAGAGGAACAGTCTGGTCCCAGCATCGCCGAACAATTGACCCTGGGGCTACTGGAAATTCTCAACAGTGACAGCACTAGCTTTTCCCCAGAGCCTTCCCTCCAGGACAGTCTGCAGGCCAGCCAGGTAAAGGTTCTCAGTCAAGTCATTGCCCAGATTCGTCAAAGCTTAGACTTGGCAGAAATTCTCAATAAGGCCGTGACGGCGGTGCAGAAATTTCTCTTTGTCGATCGCCTAGTTATTTACCAATTCCATTACCATCAGCCATCCCTTACCCCGGTGGGGGAAGAGCCCACGTCAACTCCTAAGCCCCGCCAGCAATATGGAGAGGTGACCTATGAAGCACGGCGATCCCCAGAAATTGACACCATGCTGGGAATCATGACTGAAAATGATTGTTTTTCCCAAGTCCTCAGTTACGAACAAAAATACCTCAAGGGCGCTGTGGTGGCGGTCAATGACATTGAAAACCACTACTCTTCTTCCTACTGTTTAGTCGGACTGCTGCAACGCTATCAAGTACGGGCTAAATTAGTGGCTCCCATTATCGTTGAAGAACAGCTTTGGGGTTTGTTGATTGCTCACCAGTGTCACCATCCCCGGCAATGGTTGGACAGCGAAAAGAATTTTTTGGGTCAAATTGGCGAACACCTAGCCGTAGCGATTGTTCAGTCCCTACTGTATAGCGAAGTGCAAAATCAGAAAAATAACTTTGAAAAACGGGTAATTGAACGAACCAAGGAATTGCGGGATACACTCATGGCGGCCCAGGCGGCTAACCTCCTAAAAAGTCAATTTATTAACAATATTTCCCATGAATTACGTACTCCATTAACTAGTATTATTGGTCTTTCTGGTACCCTATTGAGGTGGTTTGATCATCCCACATCTTTGCCACCGGCTAAGCAACAATATTACCTGCTAAATATACAGGAAAATGGCAAAAAACTGTTAAATCAGATTAATAGCATTATCCAACTTTCCCAGCTTGAATCTGGTCAAACAGCCCTTAACAGTCAATCTTTTTCCCTACACACCCTAGCCCAGACAGTGATCCATTCCCTAATGGGGGTGGCGGTTAAACAACAAATTAATTTAGAGCTAGACTACCAAATTAATTTAGGCCAGGATCAATTCTGTGCTGACCAGGAAAGGCTGGATCAAATTTTGACCCAACTACTCAACAATGCACTGAAATTTACCCCGGCGGAAGGCACAGTTATTCTCCGTATTTGGAAAGAAAAGAACCAGGCTATTTTTCAGGTGGAAGATACGGGCATTGGCATCAATGAACAACAGTTGCCGGTGTTGTTTGAGGCCTTTAAAGTAGTGGGGGACAGCTACACTAGCTTTTATGAAACCGGCGGGGTAGGCCTCGCTTTAACCAAACAGTTGGTGGAGCTCCATGGTGGTTACATTGAAGTGGAATCCAGTCCTGGGCAGGGGACAATTTTCACCACCATAATTCCTCAACAGAGTTTACCCCTGGCTACCAAGGGACCAGTCCAAAATAAGTTGGATGCGGTTATGCCCTTTAATTCCAGTGTGATTGTCATCGAACAGGATGAGGAAATTGCCACACTGATTTGTGAATTATTGACCGTGGCTAACTATCAAGTCATCTGGTTAATTGATACCACCAATGCCCTGCAACAGGTAGAACTGTTACAACCGGGCTTGATTATTGTGGATGGGGATTTTGCCGATGTAACGGAAGTAACCAGAGGAATTAAAAATTCCCGGCGTATCAGTAAAGTCACGGTTTTTTTGTTGAGTGAGTCTCTATCATCAGCGGAGTGGCAAGCATTGTCCCAAAAGGGCATTGATGATTACTTGCTTAAACCTCTCCAGCCAGAATTACTTTTGCAACGGGTGCAGAGCATCCCACAGGAGCCTCTCCGCTAA
- a CDS encoding RNA-binding protein hfq: protein MSKFDSGLPSVRQVQLLIKDQAPVEVKLLTGDSIFGVIRWQDTDGLGLVDDSERSTIVRLAAIAYITPRR, encoded by the coding sequence ATGAGTAAATTTGATAGCGGATTACCCAGTGTCCGCCAAGTACAACTTTTGATCAAAGATCAAGCCCCGGTGGAAGTCAAACTGCTAACGGGGGATTCTATCTTCGGTGTTATTCGTTGGCAAGATACCGATGGCCTCGGGCTGGTCGATGACTCGGAACGTTCCACCATTGTGCGCCTAGCGGCGATCGCCTACATTACCCCCCGCCGTTAG
- a CDS encoding late competence development ComFB family protein, protein MSIQEIFAKAIQDGYLTPAMEAEVGRLCESGVDLDQGEYEALDRLMAALLAGDVVAMPHKQFINVMEEMVLTEVVSQVSKYQKTTEKQPDIADIAAYALNRLPPLYATSEEGAEYQRQRASEELEFLIQQQVKEGLGRYFDRPQIADRKPLEPLVKQDLISQMALLLEALAQD, encoded by the coding sequence ATGAGCATCCAAGAAATCTTTGCTAAAGCCATCCAGGATGGATACCTCACCCCCGCTATGGAAGCAGAAGTGGGGCGTCTTTGTGAAAGTGGGGTGGATTTGGATCAAGGGGAATACGAAGCGCTCGATCGCCTGATGGCGGCCCTGTTGGCCGGGGACGTAGTTGCCATGCCCCACAAACAATTCATTAACGTCATGGAAGAAATGGTCCTGACTGAGGTGGTTTCCCAGGTGTCTAAATATCAGAAAACCACGGAAAAACAACCTGATATTGCTGACATTGCCGCCTATGCCCTCAACCGCTTACCACCTCTGTACGCCACCTCCGAAGAAGGGGCCGAATATCAACGTCAACGGGCTTCCGAAGAACTGGAATTCCTCATTCAACAACAGGTGAAAGAAGGACTGGGTCGATACTTTGACCGCCCTCAAATCGCCGACCGTAAGCCCCTAGAACCATTGGTTAAGCAGGATCTGATCAGCCAAATGGCGCTTCTGTTAGAAGCCCTAGCCCAGGATTAA
- a CDS encoding M48 family metallopeptidase produces the protein MGFRRRYQNFFAWILTVVLTATVTVGIASPAGAQSWMNLLLQGLQVIQLSNLSDQQEVRLGQQINQQLYQRGEFRPHGDRQLQSYINEIGQRLARTSSRPNIPYTFQVVDDRRINAFATMGGFVYVNTGLIAAAENEAELASVIAHEIAHIAERHAVTRMRDVGLSQGLISAAGMRENNIVQMAMQLGFNLPMSREDELSADAMGLRNLVRAGYAPAGMVSFMEKLRRQSGAAPEFLSSHPLTQNRITSLQRSIPPQYLYQGDGLDSQAYSRRIGRQASTLR, from the coding sequence ATGGGTTTTCGTCGTCGCTATCAAAATTTTTTTGCTTGGATTCTCACCGTTGTTCTCACCGCCACTGTCACCGTTGGCATTGCTTCTCCAGCGGGGGCCCAATCCTGGATGAATTTATTGCTCCAAGGACTACAGGTGATTCAACTTTCCAATCTTTCTGACCAGCAGGAAGTACGGTTGGGGCAACAGATTAATCAGCAACTTTACCAGCGGGGAGAATTTCGTCCCCACGGCGATCGCCAATTGCAGAGTTACATCAACGAAATTGGCCAACGATTAGCCCGTACCAGTAGCCGACCCAATATCCCCTACACATTCCAGGTGGTGGATGACCGCAGAATTAACGCCTTTGCCACCATGGGGGGCTTTGTTTACGTTAATACTGGCCTGATTGCCGCCGCCGAAAATGAAGCTGAGTTGGCCAGCGTCATCGCCCACGAAATTGCCCACATTGCCGAGCGCCATGCCGTGACCAGAATGCGGGATGTGGGTCTTTCCCAGGGATTAATTTCCGCTGCTGGTATGCGGGAAAATAACATTGTCCAGATGGCGATGCAACTGGGCTTTAATCTGCCCATGAGTCGGGAAGATGAATTAAGCGCCGATGCCATGGGGCTAAGGAACCTAGTGCGGGCAGGCTATGCCCCTGCGGGCATGGTTAGTTTCATGGAAAAATTACGGCGACAGAGTGGTGCCGCTCCAGAGTTCCTCAGCAGTCATCCCCTGACCCAAAATCGCATTACCTCACTGCAGAGGAGTATTCCGCCCCAATACCTTTACCAAGGGGATGGGTTGGACTCCCAAGCCTATAGTCGACGCATTGGCCGCCAAGCCTCCACCCTCCGTTAG
- a CDS encoding ATP-binding protein: MGQPSDLTESTLRFSSLDPLHPPVISQLTAIAKRIRRNSLHLPTIWQEAVDSIGSTLGVSRCLLLTRDAQSRHLQIEAEFCQPTVAAFTNLIVPEESEIWRRLFEQHQPLTLYDIQFQGEDLAGLWIFPTLYQDQANGYLCLQQLGPAPGPWHPETEALLQELAEQTGTAIAHATLYQELRQATKAAEEASRLKSEFLASTTHELRTPLNGIIGFLRLILDDMADSEAEKHEFIEEAYQSALLLLNLINDILDLAKIEAGRVGIELEVVDFGEVLQATENFALPQAQNKGLSFCLTVPPQRPLAVYGNQRWLLQVMLNIVGNALKFTHEGGITVTVEVVPRTVVWEGVQKPGLLKVSVGDTGIGVSLEQQSKLFKKFVQIDGSHSKAYGGTGLGLVISQKLVETMGGKVAFFSMGEGLGSTVTFTVLLEELP, encoded by the coding sequence ATGGGACAGCCGAGCGATTTGACGGAATCCACCCTCAGATTTTCTTCTTTGGATCCTCTGCACCCCCCTGTTATTTCCCAGTTGACGGCGATCGCCAAAAGGATCCGACGCAATAGCCTCCATCTACCCACCATTTGGCAAGAGGCGGTGGATAGTATTGGCTCTACCTTGGGAGTAAGCCGTTGCCTGCTGTTGACTAGAGATGCCCAAAGTCGCCACCTACAGATAGAAGCGGAATTCTGTCAGCCTACGGTAGCGGCCTTTACCAACCTGATTGTGCCGGAGGAAAGTGAAATTTGGCGGCGGCTATTTGAGCAACACCAACCCCTCACTCTCTACGATATTCAGTTTCAAGGGGAGGATTTGGCGGGACTGTGGATTTTCCCTACCCTCTACCAAGACCAAGCCAACGGCTATCTCTGTTTGCAACAACTGGGCCCAGCCCCTGGCCCTTGGCATCCAGAAACGGAAGCCCTGCTCCAGGAATTGGCCGAGCAAACTGGAACGGCGATCGCCCATGCCACCCTCTACCAGGAATTAAGACAGGCCACCAAAGCGGCGGAAGAAGCATCTCGGCTCAAAAGTGAATTCCTGGCCAGCACCACCCATGAACTCCGCACTCCATTAAATGGCATCATCGGCTTTTTGCGGCTAATTTTAGATGACATGGCGGATTCGGAGGCGGAAAAACACGAATTTATCGAAGAAGCTTACCAGTCTGCCCTGTTACTGCTGAATTTAATTAACGACATCCTCGACCTAGCTAAAATTGAAGCGGGGCGGGTGGGCATTGAATTGGAAGTGGTGGATTTTGGTGAAGTGCTCCAGGCGACGGAAAATTTTGCCCTGCCCCAAGCCCAAAATAAGGGTCTCAGCTTTTGCCTAACTGTTCCTCCCCAAAGGCCCTTGGCGGTTTACGGCAATCAGCGTTGGTTGTTACAGGTGATGCTGAATATTGTCGGCAACGCCCTCAAATTTACCCATGAAGGGGGTATTACAGTGACGGTGGAAGTGGTGCCCCGCACTGTCGTCTGGGAAGGGGTACAAAAACCAGGACTATTAAAAGTGAGCGTGGGAGATACGGGGATTGGGGTTTCCCTGGAGCAACAGTCCAAATTATTTAAAAAATTTGTGCAAATTGATGGCTCCCACTCAAAAGCCTATGGCGGTACGGGATTGGGACTGGTAATTTCCCAAAAGTTGGTGGAAACCATGGGGGGTAAAGTGGCCTTTTTTAGTATGGGGGAAGGACTGGGGTCCACCGTCACCTTCACTGTTTTGCTAGAGGAATTACCCTAA
- a CDS encoding PIN/TRAM domain-containing protein codes for MLDAVIILLSIFTFAGVGFAVVDLLPDSVQMQISNMDALRWLAAGFMSIIGLAIGLVAQTTYRRLENQIRQTPIETILTRAVGLVIGLLIANLMLAPIFLLPIPGEFSFIKPTLAVFGSIIFAFLGISLADTHGRTFMRLINPNSIETMLLAEGTLKPIAPKIVDTSCIIDGRIEPLLATGFIEGQVLVPQFVLAELQQLADASNDQKRVRGRRGLDILGSIQADFPESIVIHSADYEDIATVDAKLVHLAQEINGILLTNDYNLSKVANLQKVQILNVNDLAQAVRPIYLPGDSLALKIVKQGKEASQGVGYLEDGTMVVVEEGRNHVGSELQVIVTSALQTSAGRMIFAKTPSVLAS; via the coding sequence ATGTTAGACGCCGTTATTATTCTCCTCTCCATTTTCACCTTTGCAGGGGTCGGCTTCGCCGTGGTGGATCTGTTACCGGATTCTGTCCAGATGCAAATTTCTAACATGGACGCCCTGCGTTGGCTGGCGGCGGGTTTCATGTCCATTATCGGCCTGGCGATCGGGCTGGTGGCCCAAACTACCTACCGCAGATTGGAAAACCAGATTCGCCAAACCCCCATTGAAACCATTCTCACTAGGGCAGTGGGTTTAGTCATTGGTTTGTTGATTGCCAACCTCATGCTAGCCCCCATTTTTTTGTTACCCATTCCCGGGGAATTTTCGTTTATTAAGCCCACCCTGGCAGTGTTTGGCAGTATTATTTTTGCCTTTCTTGGCATCAGTTTGGCCGACACCCATGGCCGCACCTTTATGCGCCTCATTAACCCCAACAGCATTGAAACCATGTTGTTGGCCGAGGGCACCCTCAAACCCATCGCGCCCAAAATTGTTGATACCAGTTGCATTATTGACGGCCGCATTGAACCCCTATTGGCTACCGGTTTTATTGAAGGCCAAGTATTAGTGCCCCAATTTGTCTTGGCGGAACTACAACAATTAGCCGATGCGAGCAACGACCAAAAACGGGTGCGAGGCCGGCGGGGCTTAGATATTCTTGGCAGTATCCAGGCGGATTTTCCCGAAAGCATTGTCATTCATTCCGCTGATTATGAAGACATTGCCACTGTGGACGCCAAACTAGTCCATTTGGCTCAGGAAATCAATGGCATTTTACTGACCAATGATTACAACCTCAGCAAAGTTGCCAATTTGCAGAAAGTACAAATTCTCAACGTTAACGATTTAGCCCAGGCCGTGCGCCCCATTTACCTGCCAGGGGATTCCCTCGCCTTAAAAATCGTCAAACAAGGCAAGGAAGCTTCCCAGGGAGTAGGTTACCTAGAAGATGGCACCATGGTGGTGGTGGAAGAAGGACGCAACCATGTGGGCTCAGAATTGCAGGTCATTGTCACTTCAGCTTTACAAACCTCCGCTGGTCGGATGATTTTTGCTAAAACTCCTTCAGTACTAGCTTCGTAG